Proteins co-encoded in one Dyadobacter sp. CECT 9275 genomic window:
- a CDS encoding GH116 family glycosyl hydrolase has translation MKLLVIFLILTLFVPAFAQVLHPTHKVPSNKQLSPAWKEKLWSNERKPYKGEALKTIGMPCGGIAAGQLYVRGDGTLANWWIANNAYNTGYGIDNLINFNTPQGPWKVCYQTFEPQSYIDQGFAVTIRQGNKTVTRQLNKKDFDDISFIGEYPIAKINYASRSAALPVKIDAKIFSPFIPLNARESATPGTILSYSVKNTSGNKVSVDLTGWLQNMVCLDLKESAANAASRNRVVKTNDMTSVTMDLTETKSNEVVTRRKQVFQDFESGAYGNWKTEGKAFGEKPVSSGVAEADNVLGHRGSFLVNSKLTSLGDTATGKLISPVFIIPDDYINFTVAGGNYADRTFMNLIVNDKVVKTVTGDNTDELKPVSWDVKQFRGQKAYLVVTDNEPGDWGHISLDDFVFSNLPADEKFFPASHPYFGNVSLTVLDGKGKASTDFTISNPSFTTITALKPLGENLTGAVGTSFDLAAGETKEVTFLLTWYFPGRPMQYGEGGNWTKPIPTSGPAIGNMYANWFGHSLDVAQWLNKNRLRLTQETLDFHNAYYNNNSLPYWLIQRLMMPVSTLATETCQWWANDKFWAWEGVGSCVGTCTHVWNYEHALSRLFPELERNIREKTDFSTSFQSDGGIQARNGWGGILIDGHAGAILKAYREHLGSKDNLFLSRNWGRIKKATEFIINEDGNGDGLIEKEQANTYDIAFYGANTYVGGLYLAALRAAEEMATLMKDDSFAKRCQEIFAKGSTNSVNRLWNGDYFVQDVDLAKHPKFQYADGCLSDQLFGQTWAHLNNLGYIYPEDKVKKALSSVWKYNWAPDVQVQNSVHKPERVYADAGEAGLLIATWPKSKHMGDDGVRYRDEVWTGIEYQVASNMIYEDMVEEGLSLVRAVHDRYDGAKHNPWNEIECGDHYARAMASWGVLLSLQDLRYDGPAGSLSFAPKIKKDNFKSFFTTAEGWGNIEQKITAGKQVNTLSLAYGNLRLKTLTVEVPGDTDQIVFKVAGKEVPFTTVKDKNRLQLNFEEINVEKGQSVTVVANFR, from the coding sequence ATGAAACTCCTCGTTATTTTTTTGATCCTAACCTTATTTGTTCCTGCTTTCGCGCAAGTTTTGCATCCAACGCATAAAGTGCCCAGTAATAAGCAATTATCACCCGCATGGAAGGAGAAATTGTGGTCAAATGAAAGAAAACCTTACAAGGGGGAAGCGCTGAAAACTATTGGAATGCCTTGTGGTGGAATTGCCGCCGGGCAACTTTATGTGAGGGGAGATGGTACCCTCGCCAACTGGTGGATAGCCAACAATGCCTATAATACGGGGTATGGTATAGACAATCTTATCAATTTTAATACTCCGCAGGGGCCATGGAAAGTGTGCTATCAGACCTTCGAGCCACAAAGCTACATTGATCAGGGATTTGCAGTTACGATCAGACAGGGAAACAAAACGGTCACCAGACAGCTGAATAAGAAAGATTTCGATGACATTTCTTTTATCGGGGAATATCCGATTGCAAAGATCAATTATGCCTCCAGATCGGCCGCTTTACCTGTAAAAATCGATGCGAAGATATTCTCGCCTTTTATTCCCCTGAATGCCAGAGAGTCGGCTACTCCCGGTACTATTCTGAGCTATTCGGTCAAAAATACTTCGGGAAACAAGGTTTCGGTAGACCTCACGGGCTGGCTGCAGAATATGGTTTGTCTTGATCTTAAGGAATCTGCTGCAAATGCAGCCTCGCGAAACCGGGTTGTTAAAACCAATGATATGACCTCTGTGACAATGGATTTAACCGAAACCAAAAGTAACGAGGTGGTTACCAGGAGAAAACAGGTATTTCAGGATTTTGAATCGGGCGCCTACGGCAATTGGAAAACAGAAGGGAAGGCTTTTGGAGAAAAACCTGTCAGCAGTGGTGTGGCGGAAGCTGACAATGTACTCGGGCATCGGGGCAGCTTTCTGGTGAATTCGAAACTGACCAGTCTGGGTGATACCGCTACCGGCAAATTAATTTCTCCGGTTTTTATCATTCCGGATGACTATATCAATTTTACAGTTGCCGGTGGAAATTATGCCGACAGAACCTTTATGAATCTGATTGTAAATGATAAGGTTGTAAAAACGGTAACCGGAGATAACACCGATGAGCTTAAGCCGGTGAGCTGGGACGTAAAACAGTTCAGGGGACAAAAAGCGTATCTCGTAGTGACCGACAACGAGCCGGGCGACTGGGGACATATCAGTCTGGATGATTTTGTATTCAGTAACCTTCCCGCCGACGAAAAATTCTTCCCTGCCAGTCATCCGTATTTTGGTAATGTGTCATTAACTGTACTTGACGGCAAAGGAAAAGCCAGTACTGATTTTACCATTTCAAATCCATCTTTTACAACGATCACAGCCCTTAAACCTCTCGGCGAAAACCTGACCGGCGCGGTGGGTACATCGTTCGACCTTGCTGCTGGTGAGACCAAAGAAGTGACTTTCCTGCTGACCTGGTATTTCCCCGGTCGTCCGATGCAGTACGGTGAAGGCGGCAACTGGACCAAGCCGATACCCACGAGTGGTCCTGCCATCGGAAATATGTACGCCAACTGGTTCGGCCACTCGCTGGATGTAGCCCAGTGGCTGAATAAAAACAGGCTCCGGTTAACACAGGAGACACTTGATTTTCACAACGCCTATTATAATAATAATTCGTTGCCCTATTGGCTCATTCAGCGGCTGATGATGCCGGTGTCTACGCTAGCGACGGAAACCTGCCAATGGTGGGCAAACGATAAATTCTGGGCTTGGGAAGGTGTAGGTTCCTGTGTCGGAACCTGTACACACGTATGGAATTACGAGCATGCGCTTTCCAGGTTATTTCCGGAACTGGAGAGAAATATCCGGGAAAAGACCGATTTCAGCACTTCTTTTCAGAGCGATGGCGGTATTCAGGCACGAAACGGCTGGGGGGGGATTCTCATCGACGGGCACGCGGGTGCGATCCTGAAAGCCTATCGCGAACACCTTGGTTCGAAGGATAATCTGTTTCTTTCAAGAAACTGGGGACGGATAAAAAAGGCAACGGAATTTATCATCAATGAGGATGGAAACGGGGATGGACTCATCGAGAAAGAACAGGCCAATACGTACGACATTGCTTTTTACGGTGCCAACACCTATGTTGGAGGTTTATACCTGGCAGCTTTGCGGGCCGCCGAAGAGATGGCCACGCTGATGAAAGATGATTCATTTGCAAAACGTTGCCAGGAGATTTTTGCCAAGGGAAGCACTAATAGCGTAAACCGGTTATGGAACGGAGATTACTTTGTGCAGGATGTCGATCTGGCCAAGCATCCGAAATTTCAGTATGCGGATGGCTGCCTGAGCGATCAGCTCTTCGGGCAGACCTGGGCACACCTTAATAATCTCGGTTACATTTACCCGGAAGATAAAGTAAAGAAAGCGCTTTCATCAGTATGGAAGTATAATTGGGCGCCGGATGTGCAAGTGCAGAACAGCGTTCACAAACCCGAAAGAGTGTATGCAGACGCCGGGGAAGCCGGCCTGCTCATTGCCACCTGGCCCAAGAGTAAACACATGGGCGACGATGGTGTTCGCTACCGTGATGAAGTATGGACGGGCATAGAATATCAGGTGGCGAGTAATATGATCTATGAAGACATGGTGGAGGAAGGACTTTCTCTGGTAAGGGCGGTACATGACCGATACGACGGAGCGAAGCACAACCCATGGAATGAGATAGAATGTGGAGATCATTATGCCAGGGCTATGGCATCGTGGGGTGTACTACTGTCGTTGCAGGATTTGCGCTACGATGGCCCGGCCGGAAGCCTGTCTTTTGCTCCTAAAATCAAGAAAGACAATTTCAAAAGCTTCTTCACCACAGCAGAAGGATGGGGAAATATAGAGCAAAAAATTACCGCCGGGAAACAAGTCAACACGCTCTCGCTTGCCTACGGAAACCTGCGGCTTAAGACGTTGACCGTGGAAGTGCCGGGAGATACTGACCAGATCGTTTTCAAAGTTGCTGGTAAGGAGGTCCCCTTCACTACGGTTAAAGACAAAAACCGCCTTCAATTGAATTTTGAAGAAATAAATGTAGAGAAAGGACAGTCTGTTACTGTAGTTGCAAATTTTCGGTAG
- a CDS encoding rubredoxin domain-containing protein produces the protein MRDYYHIKINLPGGIVSPGYLKNILSVASRAEVRKVRFGSRQQLLLTVHYEQIRFLEKALQQLEIPYEVNTERYPNIISSYCGEDVFRTGQWLSANEYHSVLDTFEHAPQLKVNLSDSNQSFTPFFTGNLNFISSPEPHFWYLYIRPKKGNTLYKWPDLIYTNEIGRLSRLLEENMLSPHGEKEEVLYDTIKKNTNYTSLPLAQELELPSFSLPYYEGFNRYESRTWLGLYRRDEQFTIEFLLDICNLCMKTRIGEICSTPWKSLIIKGIEDKYRAEWSYVLGKNNINVRHAANELAWQTEDHTDEGTLLKKELVRYIDKNDTRTFGLCFGIQTRPKSEVFGSVLIRKRPLISFAQLPLFSVYDLYYTENFNPNSRKHVLFEKGLFKIHLPGQLERLCRRYSNRRNSETNVLSTVSIPEPPSAAGPEPAGIYQCPNCFTVFDPEYGDELRNIIPGTAFDDLPETYTCPTCDTVKREMTEVAESHTTYF, from the coding sequence ATGCGCGATTACTACCATATCAAAATAAACCTGCCTGGCGGTATTGTTTCTCCGGGATACCTGAAAAACATCCTTTCCGTGGCATCCAGGGCAGAGGTCAGGAAAGTGCGTTTTGGATCACGCCAGCAGTTATTGCTCACCGTGCATTACGAACAAATACGGTTTCTTGAAAAGGCATTGCAACAGTTGGAAATACCCTACGAGGTGAATACTGAACGGTACCCCAATATCATCAGCTCTTATTGCGGCGAAGATGTTTTCCGAACCGGGCAGTGGCTCAGTGCAAATGAATACCATAGCGTGCTGGATACTTTTGAACATGCGCCCCAGCTCAAAGTGAACCTGTCTGATTCCAATCAGAGCTTTACCCCATTTTTTACGGGTAACCTCAATTTCATATCCTCTCCTGAGCCACATTTCTGGTATCTCTACATCCGGCCCAAAAAGGGCAATACCCTATACAAATGGCCGGATCTTATCTATACCAATGAAATTGGCAGGCTATCTCGCCTGCTGGAGGAGAACATGCTTTCTCCTCATGGCGAGAAAGAAGAAGTTTTATACGATACGATCAAAAAAAATACGAACTATACATCGCTGCCACTGGCTCAGGAGCTGGAACTTCCCTCCTTCTCTCTCCCTTATTATGAAGGATTTAACCGCTATGAATCACGGACCTGGCTGGGACTTTACCGGCGCGACGAGCAATTTACGATTGAATTTCTGCTCGATATCTGCAATTTATGCATGAAAACCCGGATTGGGGAAATCTGCTCCACTCCATGGAAATCGCTGATTATTAAAGGAATTGAAGACAAATACCGGGCAGAATGGAGTTATGTACTGGGCAAAAACAATATCAATGTACGGCATGCTGCCAATGAACTTGCCTGGCAAACCGAGGATCATACCGATGAGGGAACGCTTCTGAAAAAAGAGCTCGTGCGGTATATCGACAAAAATGACACCCGTACCTTCGGACTGTGTTTTGGAATTCAGACCCGTCCTAAATCGGAGGTTTTCGGGTCAGTACTCATACGGAAAAGGCCGCTGATCAGTTTCGCACAGCTCCCATTGTTCAGTGTGTATGACCTTTACTATACTGAAAATTTTAATCCCAACAGCCGGAAACACGTGCTGTTTGAGAAGGGACTATTTAAAATACATCTTCCCGGACAGCTGGAACGCCTGTGCAGAAGATACAGTAACAGGCGAAATTCCGAAACAAACGTCCTGTCTACAGTCAGTATTCCAGAGCCCCCGTCCGCTGCGGGACCGGAGCCCGCCGGGATATACCAATGTCCGAATTGTTTCACCGTTTTTGATCCCGAATATGGTGATGAACTCCGGAACATCATACCCGGAACAGCTTTTGATGACCTGCCCGAAACCTATACCTGCCCGACGTGCGATACGGTGAAACGGGAGATGACTGAGGTGGCCGAAAGCCACACTACTTATTTCTAA
- a CDS encoding nitrate reductase associated protein, which produces MKTAPVLPVFFAFETDFVTTLRCVPMVVRYKLDSCGVKLKLHEWAKFSLSDKEKMAYLPCSTVKETNQYRHFVIHLVWQHFGYEAGSLPSVNDSWNDMDQIPNEVQQKAAEWECPVISLRTWTGLEMLQRFALVKLSRSGHEGRNFPVALREFGIY; this is translated from the coding sequence ATGAAAACAGCTCCTGTTTTACCGGTTTTTTTTGCTTTTGAAACTGATTTTGTCACAACCCTGAGATGTGTTCCCATGGTTGTCCGTTATAAACTCGACAGCTGCGGAGTAAAGCTCAAACTGCATGAATGGGCAAAATTCAGCCTGAGTGATAAAGAAAAAATGGCCTACCTGCCCTGTTCTACTGTAAAGGAAACAAACCAGTACCGCCATTTTGTGATCCATCTGGTATGGCAACATTTTGGATATGAAGCCGGTAGTCTACCCTCCGTGAACGATTCCTGGAATGATATGGATCAGATACCGAATGAAGTACAGCAAAAGGCGGCAGAATGGGAATGCCCCGTCATTTCATTGAGAACCTGGACCGGACTGGAAATGCTTCAGCGATTTGCCCTGGTAAAACTCAGTCGTTCCGGGCACGAAGGCAGAAATTTCCCGGTTGCTTTAAGGGAGTTCGGGATTTATTGA
- a CDS encoding NarK family nitrate/nitrite MFS transporter produces the protein METNNQPLEKLNIFSFKGVQMRTFHLTWMAFFLCFFGWFGLAPLMTIVKTDLGLTKSQIGNIIIASVAATVIARIVIGKLCDSWGPRKTYAALMGICSIPVMTVGLVHSYEGFLLFRLAIGVIGASFVITQYHTSVMFDKKIVGTANAVAGGWGNLGGGITNMVMPLIFAGFIGAGYLPETAWRLAMIVPGVMLLLFAFLYYRYTKDTPSGNFDELPVAHSRSLKTKGSLAIAAKDPRTWALFLAYGACFGIEITFDNIAALYFFENFDTSLAVAGILAGTFGFMNLFARAVGGIVADKVGRKFGMMGKGRLLALLLALEGIGIAIFAQSGSITAAVISMLAFAMFLKMANGATYAIVPFVNRKAIGSVSGIVGAGGNVGAVLAGFLFKSSSISYSQAFVYIGAAIACIAAIVALVNFDKEEKMIPETSAFGTAEA, from the coding sequence CTTCCATCTTACCTGGATGGCTTTCTTTTTATGTTTTTTTGGTTGGTTCGGTTTAGCCCCGCTCATGACAATCGTTAAAACGGACCTTGGACTCACCAAAAGCCAGATCGGCAACATCATCATTGCATCTGTGGCCGCCACGGTTATAGCAAGGATCGTGATCGGCAAACTCTGTGACAGCTGGGGACCCAGAAAAACCTACGCTGCGCTGATGGGTATTTGCTCCATTCCGGTAATGACGGTGGGGCTTGTTCACTCCTATGAAGGCTTTTTACTGTTCCGCCTAGCCATCGGAGTGATTGGCGCTTCGTTTGTAATTACCCAGTACCATACCTCGGTGATGTTCGATAAGAAAATCGTTGGCACCGCCAATGCCGTAGCCGGCGGCTGGGGAAACCTAGGAGGAGGAATCACTAATATGGTTATGCCCCTGATCTTCGCTGGCTTCATCGGTGCAGGTTATCTGCCGGAAACGGCCTGGCGGCTTGCCATGATCGTACCTGGAGTGATGTTGCTGCTTTTCGCATTCCTGTATTACCGGTATACCAAAGACACCCCTTCCGGCAATTTCGACGAACTACCTGTCGCTCATTCAAGATCCTTAAAAACCAAAGGCTCTCTGGCGATAGCCGCCAAAGATCCCCGTACCTGGGCCTTGTTCCTGGCCTACGGTGCCTGTTTCGGTATTGAAATCACGTTTGACAATATTGCCGCATTATACTTCTTCGAAAATTTCGATACCTCTCTGGCCGTAGCCGGTATCCTGGCCGGAACATTTGGTTTCATGAATCTATTTGCCCGGGCTGTGGGTGGAATTGTAGCCGACAAGGTAGGACGGAAATTCGGAATGATGGGAAAAGGGCGCTTGCTTGCATTGCTGCTTGCATTGGAAGGAATTGGTATCGCCATTTTTGCCCAGAGCGGTAGTATCACGGCGGCAGTCATTTCCATGCTGGCCTTTGCCATGTTCCTAAAAATGGCCAATGGCGCCACCTACGCAATTGTCCCTTTCGTAAACCGGAAAGCGATTGGATCGGTCAGCGGAATTGTGGGTGCCGGAGGCAATGTTGGTGCGGTACTTGCCGGATTTCTCTTCAAATCCAGCTCCATTTCTTACTCTCAGGCTTTTGTTTACATAGGAGCGGCCATTGCCTGTATCGCTGCAATTGTTGCCTTGGTCAACTTCGACAAGGAAGAAAAAATGATACCCGAAACCAGTGCGTTCGGCACCGCCGAAGCCTGA
- a CDS encoding DNA cytosine methyltransferase, whose amino-acid sequence MRMLYSNELLKIQGFSEDYVLLGSDSDKKKFIGNSISPIYVQRWIETFGKAVGKSLKQEAA is encoded by the coding sequence ATGCGGATGTTATATTCGAATGAACTGTTAAAGATCCAGGGATTTTCCGAAGATTATGTGCTGTTAGGTTCAGACTCGGATAAGAAAAAGTTTATAGGCAATTCTATCTCGCCTATTTACGTACAGCGATGGATTGAAACCTTTGGGAAGGCTGTCGGTAAGAGCCTAAAGCAGGAAGCGGCATGA
- a CDS encoding nitrate reductase, translating into MKTASSTFKSTCCYCGVGCGVVVHQEKNGQLTLEGDKEHPSNKGMLCSKGMNLHYTVMDQSDRLLYPQMRLNRSMPMQRVSWDTALERTAAVFKTLIQKFGPDSVAFYVSGQCLTEEYYLVNKLIKGFIGSNNIDTNSRLCMSSAVVGYKLSLGEDSVPVCYDDIEEADVFYVTGANPAWCHPILWRRIEAHKAANPGVKIVCVDPRRTDTAKSSDLHLQIHPGTDIVLNNAIGRLLIENEAIDAHFITEHTEGYEAFREKVFERTVEEAAEICGVDVNDLRLAACWIGNSKGFLSLWTMGLNQSVIGVNKNLSLINLHLITGRIGTPGNGPFSLTGQPNAMGGRETGGLANILPAHRDVTNAAHRLEMETHWNSPVKIADKPGFTATEMFEALADEKLKAIWIINTNPLVSMPDVTQSEKALKNARFVVVQDISHKADTVAFADVILPAAAWLEKEGTMTNAERRITYLPKVLEAPGEALPDAEIIWRFAGKMGFGDAFHYQNTSEVYDEYVKTTAGTTLDVTGVNYELLQTRRSIQWPFRAGQLGNSPSHGIRQAMAEINSEDFNTLVESNDVSGTKRLFTDHQFYTPSKRARLFAVPDENRSEPTDDDFPLILTTGRIRDQWHTMTKTGKVAKLNQHSPQAFLQIHPSDAAQRNISEGQLVLVKGRRGEVRVKAQITEDVRQGLCFLPMHWGKILGSNLNRANNLTSSLTDPRSKEPDFKFSAVQVMVYKKPVEKIILIGAGSAGLGFINTYRSLNQEDEIHVFSKEIHPFYNRVLLPDYISGAQSWEQLVKLREEQFQENNITVHKGVGIVHIDRKNKTVIDSNGEEHNYHKLILGMGSRAFVPKGVPALPGIFNMRSRLDADSLAPFLKQPNPHAVIVGGGILGLELAAAFRIMQVKVSVIQRSGRLMERQLDPLASELLYRELTDRNVEIFFNDEVSTFSGINSVNGIRLKSGRKIACQVVVMTIGTVPAIELASAAGIVTKRGVLTNDYMQTSDTDIFSAGEIAEWRGQMWGITLAAEQQAEVAARFIAGDISLPYKGSTSMNILKMEGFHLCSIGMTEVPNDDSSFEEIIFIDKSKKYYKKCIVHHDKLVGCILIGDKIEFSEFRNLITNGTELSEKRLQLLRSNQQTEPLQGKLVCSCNHVGQGNLENAIESGCTDFQQLCLKTGAGTGCGSCRPEVRSILEKMAHHTLAVQP; encoded by the coding sequence ATGAAAACAGCCAGTTCAACATTTAAATCGACCTGCTGCTACTGCGGCGTGGGCTGCGGCGTAGTGGTTCATCAGGAAAAAAACGGGCAACTGACACTGGAAGGCGACAAGGAACACCCTTCTAACAAAGGTATGCTTTGTTCCAAGGGCATGAACCTGCACTATACCGTGATGGACCAGTCGGACAGGCTGTTATATCCTCAGATGCGCCTGAACCGGTCCATGCCTATGCAGCGGGTGAGCTGGGATACTGCGCTGGAACGTACCGCAGCGGTATTTAAGACGCTGATCCAAAAGTTTGGCCCGGATTCCGTTGCATTTTATGTATCCGGCCAATGTCTTACCGAGGAATATTATCTTGTTAACAAGCTGATCAAAGGTTTTATAGGCTCCAACAATATCGATACCAACTCGCGCTTGTGCATGAGCTCGGCGGTGGTTGGCTACAAACTTTCATTGGGGGAAGACAGTGTACCGGTGTGTTATGATGACATAGAAGAGGCTGATGTATTTTATGTGACCGGAGCCAATCCTGCCTGGTGCCACCCCATTTTGTGGCGCAGGATTGAAGCGCACAAGGCGGCAAACCCCGGAGTAAAAATCGTTTGTGTGGACCCGCGCCGGACGGATACTGCAAAATCATCGGACCTGCACCTGCAGATTCACCCCGGTACGGATATTGTGCTGAACAATGCGATTGGACGCCTTCTGATCGAAAACGAAGCTATTGATGCGCATTTTATCACAGAACATACCGAGGGCTATGAAGCTTTCCGGGAAAAGGTATTTGAACGAACGGTTGAAGAAGCAGCTGAAATTTGCGGCGTGGATGTGAATGACCTCCGGTTAGCTGCCTGCTGGATTGGCAATTCAAAAGGTTTCCTCTCGCTGTGGACCATGGGGCTGAACCAGTCGGTCATTGGCGTCAATAAAAACCTGTCTCTGATCAACCTGCATCTGATCACTGGTAGAATAGGTACCCCAGGTAACGGTCCCTTCTCGCTCACGGGCCAGCCCAATGCGATGGGTGGCCGTGAAACCGGCGGATTGGCCAACATACTGCCCGCCCACCGGGACGTTACCAATGCCGCCCACCGTCTGGAGATGGAAACCCACTGGAATAGTCCTGTCAAAATTGCAGATAAACCGGGGTTCACAGCCACTGAAATGTTTGAGGCGCTGGCAGATGAAAAACTCAAGGCCATCTGGATCATCAATACAAACCCGCTGGTGAGTATGCCCGACGTTACCCAATCAGAAAAGGCGCTGAAAAATGCCCGTTTCGTTGTGGTTCAGGATATATCCCATAAGGCTGATACAGTGGCATTTGCAGATGTCATTCTCCCGGCTGCGGCCTGGCTTGAAAAAGAAGGCACCATGACGAACGCAGAACGACGGATCACTTACCTTCCCAAAGTACTGGAGGCACCAGGAGAAGCACTACCCGATGCGGAAATCATCTGGCGGTTTGCCGGAAAAATGGGGTTTGGTGATGCTTTCCATTATCAAAATACATCCGAAGTTTACGACGAATATGTTAAAACCACCGCCGGAACGACCCTTGATGTGACGGGGGTAAATTACGAATTACTCCAAACCAGAAGGAGTATACAGTGGCCGTTCCGAGCAGGACAGCTGGGGAACTCCCCAAGCCACGGTATCCGCCAGGCCATGGCTGAGATCAACTCTGAGGATTTCAATACCTTGGTGGAAAGCAACGATGTATCCGGTACGAAACGGTTATTCACTGATCATCAGTTTTACACCCCCAGCAAACGCGCCCGACTTTTTGCCGTTCCTGATGAAAACAGGTCTGAGCCAACCGATGACGATTTTCCGCTTATACTCACAACCGGCAGAATCCGTGATCAATGGCATACCATGACCAAAACCGGAAAGGTTGCCAAACTGAACCAGCATTCACCTCAGGCTTTTTTACAAATTCACCCTTCGGACGCAGCACAGCGGAATATATCAGAAGGGCAACTGGTTTTGGTAAAAGGCAGGCGTGGCGAAGTGCGGGTGAAAGCACAGATAACGGAGGATGTCAGACAGGGCTTGTGTTTTCTTCCCATGCACTGGGGCAAAATACTGGGCAGCAATCTTAACAGGGCCAACAACCTCACCAGTTCCCTGACCGACCCTCGGTCCAAAGAACCTGACTTTAAGTTTTCTGCCGTTCAGGTTATGGTTTATAAAAAACCGGTTGAAAAAATCATCCTCATAGGAGCCGGATCCGCCGGACTGGGTTTCATCAATACTTACCGCTCACTTAATCAGGAGGATGAAATACATGTTTTTTCAAAAGAAATTCATCCTTTTTACAATCGGGTACTACTCCCCGACTATATCAGCGGCGCGCAATCCTGGGAACAGCTGGTGAAACTCCGGGAAGAGCAGTTTCAGGAAAACAATATTACCGTTCATAAGGGTGTCGGTATTGTTCATATTGACCGGAAAAACAAAACCGTAATCGACAGCAATGGAGAAGAACACAACTATCACAAACTGATCCTCGGGATGGGCAGCAGAGCTTTTGTGCCCAAAGGGGTACCCGCACTGCCGGGTATATTTAACATGCGAAGCAGACTGGATGCTGATTCGCTTGCACCATTTTTAAAACAGCCCAACCCGCATGCCGTCATTGTCGGAGGTGGAATTCTGGGGCTGGAACTCGCTGCGGCTTTCCGGATCATGCAAGTAAAAGTGTCGGTCATACAAAGAAGCGGGCGTCTGATGGAACGCCAGCTTGATCCCCTGGCCAGCGAATTACTCTATCGGGAACTCACCGACCGTAACGTAGAAATATTCTTTAACGACGAAGTTTCAACTTTCTCAGGTATTAACAGTGTAAATGGCATCCGTTTGAAATCAGGGCGAAAAATAGCCTGCCAGGTGGTGGTAATGACCATAGGGACAGTACCGGCCATTGAACTAGCCTCGGCGGCAGGGATCGTAACCAAAAGGGGCGTACTGACCAACGACTACATGCAAACTTCTGACACTGATATATTTTCAGCAGGGGAAATAGCAGAGTGGCGTGGACAAATGTGGGGCATTACGCTGGCAGCGGAGCAACAGGCGGAAGTAGCCGCCCGATTTATTGCAGGGGATATATCACTACCCTACAAGGGAAGTACTTCCATGAATATCCTTAAAATGGAAGGTTTTCACCTGTGCAGTATCGGAATGACGGAAGTTCCGAACGATGACTCTTCGTTTGAAGAGATTATTTTTATAGATAAATCAAAAAAATACTATAAAAAATGCATCGTCCACCACGACAAGCTCGTAGGCTGCATTTTGATAGGGGATAAAATTGAATTTTCTGAGTTCCGGAACCTGATCACCAACGGAACGGAGCTCTCCGAAAAACGTTTGCAATTGCTCAGGTCCAATCAGCAAACCGAACCTTTGCAGGGAAAACTTGTCTGCTCGTGTAACCATGTGGGGCAGGGTAACCTGGAAAATGCGATCGAAAGCGGCTGTACTGATTTCCAGCAATTGTGCCTGAAAACTGGAGCCGGAACGGGTTGTGGCTCGTGCCGTCCGGAAGTGAGATCCATCCTGGAAAAAATGGCTCATCATACGCTTGCTGTTCAACCCTGA